A genomic region of Burkholderia humptydooensis contains the following coding sequences:
- a CDS encoding MFS transporter: MPTPTPRIPRTPQPVRAATAAFIGTTVEFYDYYTYATAAALVLGDVFFPSSDHSVSTMASFATFFVGFVARPLSGAVFGHLGDRIGRKKMLVLTMFLMGIATTGIGLLPGHATLGVWAPLLLVLLRILQGIAVGGEWGGAVLMASEHASAARRTFFASFPQMGSPAGLILSLLAFRCVTSLDHDSFIAWGWRLPFLASFVLLLIGVAVRLGVNESPEFERVRDSHAVARFPVAEALRTAWYPIVLAAAATTIGSAGFFFTNTFMISYVTTYLGMSKSFILDCLFVVTIIQLLSQPVSALLAQRFGETRFLTCAALLSMLTPYPMFVLVRTHDPAAIVAGIAFAVVTLSAVYAVIAGFMTSAFPTRIRYSGISIAYQLCALVAGGTTPLVGTMIAQRYRGEWLPLALFFSLLSFVSLVGIVGLGRYRRNPDMAGPHAWAANS; encoded by the coding sequence ATGCCAACCCCGACGCCCCGCATTCCCCGCACTCCCCAACCCGTGCGCGCCGCGACAGCCGCCTTCATCGGCACCACCGTCGAGTTCTACGACTACTACACGTACGCCACCGCCGCCGCGCTCGTGCTCGGCGACGTATTCTTCCCGAGCAGCGACCATTCCGTCAGCACGATGGCATCGTTCGCGACATTCTTCGTCGGCTTTGTCGCGCGCCCGCTGAGCGGCGCCGTGTTCGGCCATCTCGGCGACCGGATCGGCCGCAAGAAAATGCTCGTCCTGACGATGTTCCTGATGGGCATCGCGACGACCGGCATCGGCCTGTTGCCCGGCCACGCGACACTCGGCGTCTGGGCGCCCCTCCTGCTCGTGCTGCTGCGCATCCTCCAGGGCATCGCCGTCGGCGGCGAATGGGGCGGCGCCGTGCTGATGGCGAGCGAGCACGCGAGCGCCGCGCGCAGGACGTTCTTCGCATCGTTTCCGCAGATGGGCAGCCCGGCCGGGCTGATCCTGTCGCTGCTCGCATTCCGCTGCGTCACGTCGCTCGATCACGACAGCTTCATCGCATGGGGCTGGCGCCTGCCGTTTCTCGCAAGCTTCGTGCTGTTGCTGATCGGCGTCGCAGTCCGGCTCGGCGTCAACGAGTCGCCGGAGTTCGAGCGCGTGCGCGACAGCCACGCGGTCGCCCGGTTTCCGGTCGCCGAGGCGCTGCGCACCGCGTGGTATCCGATCGTGCTCGCCGCGGCCGCGACGACGATCGGCTCCGCCGGCTTCTTCTTCACGAACACGTTCATGATCTCCTACGTAACGACGTATCTCGGGATGTCGAAATCGTTCATCCTCGATTGCCTGTTCGTCGTCACGATCATCCAGCTACTGTCGCAGCCCGTCTCGGCGCTGCTCGCGCAACGCTTCGGCGAAACGCGTTTCCTGACCTGCGCGGCGCTGCTGTCGATGCTGACGCCGTATCCGATGTTCGTCCTCGTGCGCACGCACGATCCGGCCGCGATCGTCGCGGGCATCGCGTTCGCGGTCGTCACGCTGTCCGCCGTCTACGCGGTGATTGCCGGCTTCATGACGTCCGCGTTCCCGACGCGCATCCGCTATTCGGGCATCTCGATCGCCTACCAGCTATGCGCGCTCGTCGCGGGCGGCACCACGCCGCTCGTCGGCACGATGATCGCGCAGCGCTATCGGGGCGAATGGCTGCCGCTCGCGCTGTTCTTCTCACTGCTGTCGTTCGTGTCGCTCGTCGGCATCGTCGGGCTCGGGCGGTATCGCCGGAATCCGGACATGGCCGGGCCGCACGCATGGGCGGCGAATTCGTGA
- a CDS encoding glyoxalase codes for MTMLSRRDGPTGFNYRTGQTTLAFATHGLGRANLPDGDVAADVSAMPLGVEIVLIADSVPEAYLRALSAGVVSIKEPVLKPRGQTVAYVRCPDGTLVELCSEMGAENAHGFQAKHDGFHPRANRDSRSCVVKENVRRIRH; via the coding sequence ATGACGATGCTTAGCCGAAGGGATGGCCCGACCGGATTCAATTATCGAACGGGGCAAACGACGCTTGCCTTTGCGACGCATGGCCTCGGCCGCGCGAATCTGCCCGACGGTGATGTTGCTGCCGATGTCTCGGCTATGCCGTTGGGTGTCGAGATCGTGCTGATTGCTGATTCCGTGCCCGAGGCGTACTTGCGAGCGTTGAGTGCCGGGGTGGTGTCGATCAAGGAGCCCGTGCTCAAGCCGCGGGGGCAGACGGTCGCATATGTTCGATGTCCGGATGGGACGCTCGTGGAATTGTGTTCCGAGATGGGGGCTGAGAACGCGCATGGCTTCCAGGCGAAGCACGATGGATTTCATCCGCGAGCAAATCGCGACAGCCGGTCGTGTGTCGTCAAAGAGAATGTTCGGAGAATACGGCATTGA
- a CDS encoding GNAT family N-acetyltransferase, giving the protein MIKAERLEYRPMREGDIGAFYDVRFSVNENRIHPHQIHLLNRSLLIEKIRQGGGWICECGGEAAGICLPVITDTPFISALFVKPTFHDMGVGRELLERAMKWLKDKGVEQVTLVTDPGSRADGFYQHLGWKRGELDEYGCQVVFSKSLKE; this is encoded by the coding sequence ATGATCAAGGCCGAGCGTTTAGAATACCGTCCCATGAGAGAAGGTGACATCGGTGCATTTTATGATGTACGCTTCTCGGTAAACGAGAATAGGATCCATCCGCACCAGATCCATTTGCTGAACCGCAGCCTACTGATCGAGAAGATTCGGCAAGGCGGAGGTTGGATCTGTGAGTGTGGTGGCGAAGCGGCTGGGATATGTTTGCCCGTCATTACCGATACACCATTCATTTCTGCTCTGTTCGTCAAACCGACCTTTCACGACATGGGTGTGGGGCGCGAGCTGCTCGAACGCGCGATGAAATGGTTGAAAGATAAAGGAGTGGAGCAGGTCACCTTGGTCACCGATCCAGGCTCCCGAGCCGACGGCTTCTACCAGCATCTCGGATGGAAGCGCGGTGAGTTGGACGAGTACGGCTGCCAGGTCGTCTTTTCGAAATCGCTGAAAGAATAA
- a CDS encoding AraC family transcriptional regulator: protein MKPAAMVVNRTAAQRPAPLHTIFITLEVMKRIGLSKETLLVGTGIAPSDIERPNAMVTHAQEMVLFANALKATGNSAIGLHIGNEIPVTAYGLRAHAMLVSPTLGDAMRLAFEHPLLGISYFRMRLSVDGDTARIIVGGYTYRSDLLVVNTDMCFTAVRRQMIDLIGKSPNFTRIGLIFSRPSHADSYSEYFPCHAIFDSDENFLEFDASILNTKLPLAHPIEYEIAKKACAKREFELAHWMPTDLVGQLLCLMYENPTCQDIVEFAEQLGMSLRSLQRRLKDMGTSFSALQDLVRQDIASKYLSEKRYTAKEIASRLGYKNASAFSRAMKRWSKLTVD from the coding sequence ATGAAGCCAGCAGCCATGGTGGTCAATCGCACTGCGGCGCAGCGCCCTGCGCCGCTTCATACTATTTTTATTACGCTTGAGGTGATGAAGCGTATAGGACTATCTAAAGAAACCCTGCTAGTTGGCACCGGAATTGCGCCTTCGGACATCGAGCGCCCAAACGCAATGGTAACGCATGCGCAAGAGATGGTCCTATTTGCAAATGCTCTGAAGGCAACAGGAAATTCCGCGATCGGACTTCATATCGGCAATGAAATACCGGTGACGGCTTACGGGCTTCGAGCCCATGCAATGCTTGTAAGCCCTACATTGGGTGACGCGATGCGCCTGGCATTTGAGCATCCGTTACTAGGCATTAGTTATTTTCGGATGAGGCTATCCGTCGACGGCGACACCGCTCGAATTATAGTAGGCGGCTACACCTACCGATCTGACCTGCTTGTTGTAAACACTGATATGTGCTTCACTGCGGTTCGTCGTCAAATGATTGATTTGATAGGAAAATCTCCCAATTTCACGCGTATCGGCCTTATTTTCTCAAGACCTTCTCATGCGGATAGTTATTCTGAATATTTTCCATGCCATGCAATATTCGATTCAGATGAGAATTTTCTAGAATTTGACGCTTCAATTTTAAATACAAAATTACCCCTCGCTCACCCCATTGAATATGAGATTGCGAAGAAAGCCTGTGCGAAACGGGAATTTGAATTGGCGCATTGGATGCCGACCGACCTCGTGGGACAATTGCTCTGCCTGATGTATGAAAATCCGACCTGTCAGGATATTGTCGAGTTCGCCGAGCAGCTTGGTATGTCATTGCGCAGTTTGCAGCGCAGGCTTAAAGATATGGGGACATCGTTTAGTGCTTTGCAAGACCTCGTTCGCCAGGATATCGCATCTAAATACCTATCTGAAAAACGTTATACGGCCAAAGAGATAGCTAGCCGCCTCGGATACAAAAATGCCTCTGCATTTAGTCGAGCGATGAAGCGTTGGTCGAAGCTTACTGTCGACTGA